In one Halanaerobium saccharolyticum subsp. saccharolyticum DSM 6643 genomic region, the following are encoded:
- the purM gene encoding phosphoribosylformylglycinamidine cyclo-ligase: MGLDYKKAGVDIDAGNQAVELIKKDVQSTFGPEVMTGLGGFGGLFKPDLSKYKNPVLVSGTDGVGTKLKLAFKLDLHNTIGIDLVAMSVNDILAQGAEPLFFLDYLATGKLEPEKTAEIVKGIAAGCKEAGAALIGGETAEMAGFYQPGEYDLAGFAVGIVDQDQIITGENIKAGDLVIGLKSEGLHSNGFTLARAALFDKAGFDYTAEIEDLEKNLGEELLRPTKIYVKTVMALLEKFKLKGIAHITGGGLIENLPRILPDGLKAEIKKDSWQPQNIFELIQEAGEIAKEEMYRTFNMGIGMCLVINKDDKTQILKELELMGEKACLIGKIKAGAGDTSLEIK; encoded by the coding sequence GTGGGTTTAGATTACAAAAAGGCTGGTGTTGATATCGATGCTGGCAATCAAGCAGTTGAATTAATAAAAAAAGATGTACAGTCGACCTTTGGGCCGGAAGTAATGACTGGACTGGGAGGCTTTGGTGGACTTTTTAAACCTGATTTAAGCAAATACAAAAATCCTGTTTTAGTATCAGGAACAGATGGAGTTGGCACAAAACTTAAACTGGCCTTTAAACTTGATCTTCACAATACAATTGGGATAGATTTAGTAGCAATGTCAGTTAATGATATTTTAGCACAGGGGGCAGAACCCTTATTTTTTCTAGACTATCTGGCAACAGGCAAACTGGAGCCGGAAAAGACTGCTGAGATTGTAAAAGGTATTGCAGCTGGCTGTAAGGAAGCCGGAGCGGCCTTAATCGGTGGAGAAACTGCCGAGATGGCAGGTTTTTATCAGCCGGGAGAATATGATCTGGCAGGTTTTGCAGTTGGGATTGTAGACCAAGATCAGATTATCACAGGTGAAAATATTAAAGCAGGTGATTTAGTGATTGGTCTTAAATCAGAGGGTCTGCACAGCAATGGTTTTACTCTAGCCCGAGCAGCACTTTTTGATAAAGCCGGTTTTGACTATACTGCAGAAATCGAGGATCTGGAAAAGAATCTGGGAGAAGAATTACTCAGACCAACTAAAATTTATGTTAAAACTGTAATGGCTCTGCTGGAGAAATTCAAGCTAAAAGGAATTGCTCATATCACAGGTGGAGGCTTAATCGAAAATCTGCCCAGAATTCTGCCGGATGGCTTAAAAGCTGAAATAAAAAAAGACAGCTGGCAGCCGCAAAATATTTTTGAGCTGATTCAGGAAGCTGGAGAAATTGCAAAAGAGGAAATGTACAGAACCTTTAATATGGGGATTGGAATGTGTTTAGTTATAAATAAAGATGATAAAACTCAAATACTTAAAGAACTTGAGTTAATGGGGGAAAAAGCCTGTCTGATTGGCAAAATAAAAGCAGGAGCTGGGGACACATCTCTCGAAATAAAATAA
- the purN gene encoding phosphoribosylglycinamide formyltransferase has product MLKIAVFASGRGSNFQSIIDHIKSGEISAEVKLLISDRQQAGALKRAEHENVEHVFIDPAHFETKADYEKELIGLLKNAGVELIVLAGYMRILSPVFVKEFKNQIINIHPSLLPAFKGLDAQKQAVDYGVKFSGCTVHFVDQGMDTGPIIKQAVVEVKADDSPDDLAARILKQEHKIYPEAVKLIAEDKIEIEGRKVKILKEEK; this is encoded by the coding sequence ATGCTAAAAATAGCTGTTTTCGCCTCAGGTCGAGGCTCGAATTTTCAATCAATTATTGATCACATAAAAAGTGGTGAGATATCAGCAGAAGTTAAACTTTTAATTAGTGATCGTCAGCAAGCTGGCGCTTTAAAGCGAGCAGAGCATGAAAATGTAGAGCATGTATTTATTGATCCTGCTCATTTTGAAACAAAAGCAGATTATGAAAAAGAATTAATTGGACTTTTAAAAAATGCTGGAGTGGAACTTATTGTTCTGGCCGGTTATATGCGGATTTTATCCCCAGTTTTTGTGAAAGAGTTTAAAAATCAGATTATCAATATTCATCCTTCACTCTTACCTGCCTTTAAGGGGCTTGATGCTCAAAAACAGGCTGTTGATTATGGGGTTAAATTCAGCGGCTGTACTGTTCATTTTGTAGATCAGGGTATGGATACTGGCCCAATTATCAAACAGGCAGTGGTGGAAGTTAAAGCTGATGACAGCCCAGATGACCTGGCAGCAAGAATTTTAAAACAAGAACATAAAATTTATCCTGAGGCAGTGAAATTGATTGCAGAAGATAAAATTGAAATTGAAGGACGGAAAGTTAAAATTCTAAAGGAGGAAAAATAA